Within Streptomyces sp. NBC_00704, the genomic segment ACGGGCTCCGGGCTGCTCTTGGCGCGGATGAACTCCAGGACGTCCACGAGGAGGTCGGCGCGCCCGCGGGCCACCAGCTCCAGGCGCAGCCGTTCGTGGACCAGGAGGCGCTGGGCGACCCCCTCGTTCCAGTAGGCGTCCATCAGCGGCCTGGCCAGCTCCAGCTTGGTACGCCGGGTCTCCTCGTCGTTCCTGAGGAAGACGGGCCCGAACTGCGGCAGCACGGTGACGAGGAACGGGCGCACCATGAGCACGTCACGCTTGGGGCCGGGCGGGACGAGCCGCTCCAGCAGGCCCATCAGGGCGCGCGCGGAGTCGAAGCGCAGGGTGTAACTGCCGCTCTTCGTCACGTGCTTGCCGTCGGTGCGGCCCACCAGGTAGTAGCAGGTGTAGTCGGCGACCACGGAGACCCCGTCGGCCCGCAGATAGGCCTCCATGGTGAACAGGGCGTCCTCGCCGGTCCACAGCGACTCGTCGAAGCGCATGCCGTGCCGCTCCAGGAACTCCCGGCGGAACAGCTTCTGCGCGCTGAGCGTGAACTTGATGTTGGACGAGTAGACGTCGGTGCGGTCGAGGGTCTCGCCCCACATCGACCGGGGCGGCTTGCGGTTGATGCCCTCGACCCGGCCGAGCACCACGTCCGTGCCGTTGCGGTCGGCCATGGCGACCATGCGCTCCAGGGCCTCGGCGCCCAGCCGGTCGTCGGCGTCGAGGAAGAAGACGTAGCGCCCGGTGGCCTTGGACAGGCCGACGTTGCGCGGGCCGCTGGGACCGCCGGAGTTGTCCTGGCGGATCACCGTGACGGTCATGGGGACGCGGGCGGCGAACTCCTCGAGGCAGTCCCCGGTGCCGTCCTGCGATCCGTCGTCGACGGCGATGACCTCGATGCGTGCCGGGTCCATGGTCTGGGCCTCGACCGACGCCAGGCAGTCCACCAGATACGGCATCGCTTCGTACGCCCCGATGACCACCGTGACGTCAGGCTGCGCAACGGTCACTGTTCCCTCTCACCACGCGACGGTTCCCCGGCACGGAAACGCTTTGGACACCCGGAAGACGACGGATGGACGGGACGGGTTGCCTGGCTCGCCACACGTGTTCCACATCACAGGATGCACCAAAGGCCGGGGCCCCGGAGAGTTCTCTCCGGGGCCCCGGCCCAGGGCGGTGCGCTGAGGGCCGTGCGCTGCGGGCCGTGCGCTGCGGGGGCGTGCGCCGTCAGGCGGCGGTGACGTCCTTGGTCCGTGCGGCCTCGGCGTCCTTGTCGGCGTCCGTCTCGCCGTCCGGCATGTCGTCCGGCGCGAC encodes:
- a CDS encoding glycosyltransferase family 2 protein; the encoded protein is MTVAQPDVTVVIGAYEAMPYLVDCLASVEAQTMDPARIEVIAVDDGSQDGTGDCLEEFAARVPMTVTVIRQDNSGGPSGPRNVGLSKATGRYVFFLDADDRLGAEALERMVAMADRNGTDVVLGRVEGINRKPPRSMWGETLDRTDVYSSNIKFTLSAQKLFRREFLERHGMRFDESLWTGEDALFTMEAYLRADGVSVVADYTCYYLVGRTDGKHVTKSGSYTLRFDSARALMGLLERLVPPGPKRDVLMVRPFLVTVLPQFGPVFLRNDEETRRTKLELARPLMDAYWNEGVAQRLLVHERLRLELVARGRADLLVDVLEFIRAKSSPEPVLKKRGTQLYLAYPHYGSAEAGVPDRIYLAEPREAKAYPGWRKNGTETLVRGFVRKVRRRLRRMRRPARPGGTAAA